In a single window of the Arthrobacter zhangbolii genome:
- a CDS encoding VOC family protein: MTSIFVDDQDRALDFYTRVLGFEPRQDVPAGGARWLTVGVPGEDGGVELLLEPAGHPAVAPFMEALAADGIPFTSFAVDSVQDEYQRLSDLGVAFTQPPTRMGPVTTAVFSDTVGNLIQIAESDG; this comes from the coding sequence GTGACCAGCATTTTTGTAGACGACCAGGACAGGGCATTGGATTTTTACACCCGTGTGCTGGGCTTCGAACCGCGGCAGGACGTGCCGGCGGGCGGGGCGCGCTGGCTGACCGTGGGGGTGCCGGGGGAGGACGGCGGGGTGGAACTGCTGCTCGAGCCGGCCGGGCATCCCGCCGTCGCGCCGTTCATGGAGGCCCTCGCAGCGGACGGGATCCCGTTCACGTCGTTCGCCGTGGACAGTGTGCAGGATGAATATCAGCGGCTGTCGGACCTGGGCGTGGCTTTCACGCAGCCGCCCACCCGGATGGGACCGGTGACGACGGCGGTTTTCTCCGACACCGTGGGCAACCTTATCCAGATTGCCGAAAGCGACGGCTGA
- a CDS encoding PIG-L deacetylase family protein, protein MGGSHVLALVVAHPDDDAYGLAGTVALHERDPGFRFVLIHATDGGAGGVDPAYPPLNEPLGQVRRREMEAAWTAHGRPPDRHEWLDYDDGTLSDVPRTELVERIGGILAQERPDVVATFGPDGITGHPDHIAVGAATDAAFELLRTDGGPGLRRLLHGAMRRSTWERWNRGRIRHGLEPWNEARVYDLRPVPDELIGIEVDVRSVAGRVVAGLMEHRTQRYAVSPGVPSDAQEDAGWSRTSGAEPLVIAWPPRPPGAPVLGDVFEGLD, encoded by the coding sequence ATGGGTGGTTCCCATGTTCTTGCCCTCGTCGTCGCCCATCCCGACGATGACGCGTACGGACTCGCTGGAACGGTGGCGCTGCATGAACGCGATCCGGGTTTCCGGTTTGTCCTCATCCACGCGACCGACGGCGGTGCAGGAGGAGTAGACCCTGCCTATCCTCCCCTGAATGAGCCGCTTGGCCAGGTCCGGCGCCGGGAAATGGAGGCCGCGTGGACCGCGCACGGCCGCCCTCCGGACCGCCACGAATGGCTGGATTACGACGACGGGACGCTCAGCGATGTCCCGCGCACCGAGCTGGTGGAACGCATCGGCGGGATCCTGGCGCAGGAACGGCCCGACGTCGTGGCTACCTTTGGTCCGGATGGGATCACCGGTCATCCCGATCACATTGCCGTCGGCGCTGCCACCGACGCAGCCTTCGAGCTGTTGCGTACCGACGGCGGACCGGGGCTGCGGCGGTTGCTGCACGGCGCCATGCGGCGCTCCACTTGGGAACGCTGGAACCGCGGCCGTATCCGGCACGGCCTGGAGCCCTGGAACGAGGCCCGCGTGTATGACCTGCGTCCGGTCCCGGACGAGCTGATCGGGATCGAGGTGGACGTCCGAAGCGTCGCGGGGCGGGTGGTGGCAGGGCTGATGGAACACCGCACCCAACGCTACGCGGTGTCCCCGGGTGTGCCTTCGGACGCGCAGGAGGACGCGGGGTGGTCGCGGACGTCGGGGGCAGAGCCGCTGGTCATCGCATGGCCGCCGCGGCCACCGGGGGCGCCGGTGCTCGGTGATGTTTTCGAGGGGTTGGACTAA
- a CDS encoding lipase maturation factor family protein, with translation MEWFSAGGDEFARQVLQRGIAAVFLIGFLNAAFQFPALLGERGLLPAPLYLDRIRGRGIPTLFHWRYSDRLLLTVAWSGAAVSALLVAGVPQSGPWWLPMAAFLLIWGLYLSIVNIGQTFYGFGWESLLLEAGFLAAFLGSNDVAAPVTVLWLFRWLVFRLEFGAGLIKVRGDRAWRDLTALYYHHETQPMPNPASWFFHHLPRPLHRVEVLGNHFAQLVVPFFLFFPQPIASVAAAIIIITQLWLVVSGNFAWLNVLTILLAFTAVSDSAIQAVLPWAQFGSPDPAATPAVFVVVVLAATAAVLYWAWAPLKNLFSRNQLMNASFNRWHLSNAYGAFGSITRHRNEVVIEGTNDPPGPGARWREYEFRGKPGDPRRLPRQFAPYHLRLDWMMWFLALGSYGAWFPELLRKLLAGDARTLRLLRRDPFNGEPPRWIRAQMYRYRYSTAAERRSEGVWWVREPAGILVDPIEGPGPVRRRPPAW, from the coding sequence ATGGAGTGGTTCAGCGCCGGGGGCGATGAATTCGCGCGGCAGGTGCTGCAGCGCGGAATCGCCGCCGTCTTCCTGATCGGGTTCCTGAACGCGGCCTTCCAGTTTCCGGCCCTGCTGGGGGAACGCGGCCTGCTGCCCGCTCCCCTGTACCTGGACCGGATCAGGGGCCGCGGTATTCCCACACTTTTCCATTGGCGCTACTCGGACCGTCTCCTGCTGACCGTGGCCTGGTCCGGGGCTGCGGTCTCCGCCCTGCTGGTGGCCGGAGTGCCGCAGTCCGGGCCGTGGTGGCTGCCGATGGCGGCTTTCCTGCTGATCTGGGGGCTCTACCTGTCCATTGTGAACATCGGCCAGACGTTCTACGGGTTCGGCTGGGAATCACTGCTGCTGGAGGCAGGCTTCCTGGCCGCGTTCCTCGGGTCAAACGACGTCGCAGCACCGGTGACGGTGCTCTGGCTGTTCCGCTGGCTGGTGTTCCGGCTGGAATTCGGCGCCGGGCTGATCAAAGTGCGCGGCGATCGTGCCTGGCGGGACCTTACCGCCCTGTACTACCACCACGAGACCCAGCCCATGCCGAACCCGGCCAGCTGGTTCTTCCACCACCTGCCCAGGCCGCTGCACCGGGTCGAAGTGCTCGGCAACCACTTCGCCCAGCTGGTGGTGCCCTTCTTCCTGTTCTTCCCGCAGCCGATCGCGTCGGTGGCGGCGGCCATCATCATCATTACGCAGCTGTGGCTGGTGGTCTCCGGCAACTTCGCGTGGCTGAACGTGCTGACCATCCTGCTGGCCTTTACGGCGGTCAGCGATTCCGCCATCCAGGCAGTACTGCCGTGGGCGCAGTTCGGTTCACCGGACCCCGCAGCCACACCGGCGGTGTTCGTCGTCGTGGTGCTCGCCGCCACTGCAGCGGTGCTTTACTGGGCCTGGGCACCGCTGAAGAATCTCTTCAGCCGCAACCAGCTGATGAATGCCAGTTTTAACCGCTGGCACCTTTCCAATGCCTATGGTGCCTTCGGCAGTATCACCCGGCACCGCAACGAGGTGGTCATTGAGGGTACCAATGACCCGCCGGGACCCGGCGCCCGCTGGCGCGAGTATGAGTTTCGGGGCAAGCCCGGGGATCCGCGCCGGCTGCCCCGCCAGTTCGCGCCCTATCACCTGCGCCTGGACTGGATGATGTGGTTCCTGGCCCTGGGCTCCTACGGCGCCTGGTTTCCCGAACTTCTCCGGAAGCTGCTCGCCGGGGACGCACGGACCCTGCGCCTGTTGCGCAGGGACCCGTTCAACGGCGAACCGCCCCGCTGGATCCGGGCGCAGATGTACCGCTACCGTTACTCCACTGCCGCTGAACGCCGCAGCGAGGGTGTCTGGTGGGTGCGCGAACCGGCCGGGATCCTGGTGGATCCGATCGAGGGGCCGGGGCCGGTCAGGCGCCGACCTCCGGCTTGGTAA
- a CDS encoding winged helix-turn-helix domain-containing protein, with protein MGSDTVENTALRLRAVLEILAAEDPSGKVSRGTVISAALHRVPLTGREAEELASGTTRGERALVNATTKLVKAGWILKEGRSGWSITSGGRQALVDFPEPTRLAAALQGNGAAPSAARKTPRAAEVLEEVVRDAVSVPTVPAEPNGSHQDSGNGYEPSFPQPESVALAGSFGSALGISDWDPAGATFSFDRHDELWKLTLDLPAGSYEYKVALNGSWAENYGFGAHRDGGNIQIEHAGGPLSFLYDHATHTVLTKPEVGA; from the coding sequence TTGGGTTCAGACACCGTTGAAAACACAGCACTGCGGCTTCGGGCGGTCCTCGAGATCCTCGCTGCAGAGGACCCGTCCGGCAAGGTCAGCCGGGGAACGGTCATCTCCGCCGCCCTGCACCGCGTCCCGCTGACCGGGCGGGAAGCCGAAGAACTGGCCAGCGGCACCACCCGCGGGGAACGTGCCCTGGTCAACGCCACCACCAAGCTCGTCAAAGCCGGCTGGATCCTCAAGGAAGGCCGGTCCGGCTGGAGCATCACCAGCGGAGGACGCCAGGCGCTGGTGGACTTCCCCGAACCCACCCGGCTCGCCGCCGCTCTGCAGGGCAACGGTGCCGCCCCGTCGGCAGCGCGGAAGACCCCGCGCGCTGCGGAAGTGCTGGAGGAAGTGGTGCGGGACGCAGTTTCCGTTCCCACCGTGCCCGCTGAGCCGAACGGTTCACATCAGGACAGCGGCAACGGCTACGAACCGTCCTTCCCGCAGCCCGAATCCGTTGCCCTTGCCGGCAGCTTCGGCAGCGCCCTGGGTATCAGTGACTGGGATCCGGCCGGAGCAACGTTCAGCTTTGACCGTCATGACGAACTGTGGAAGCTGACCCTGGACCTGCCTGCCGGCAGCTACGAGTACAAGGTGGCGTTGAACGGTTCCTGGGCGGAAAACTACGGATTCGGAGCACACCGCGACGGCGGGAACATCCAGATTGAGCATGCCGGCGGTCCGCTGAGCTTCCTCTACGACCACGCCACGCACACGGTTCTTACCAAGCCGGAGGTCGGCGCCTGA
- a CDS encoding lipoate--protein ligase family protein, whose protein sequence is MSGALTVVRQQKSLGAAADLDFALAMLDAARRGALEPTLRIYRPRPTVALGQRDAKLPGFAAAQAACRRHGFEPLVRKAGGRAAAYHSDCLVLDHVEPDADALTGSRGRFADFGVLLAGALEKAGLKTGVGEIPGEYCPGEFTVYGEGPAGERIKLAGTAQRVVAGAWLFSTVLVVGNGTPLRRVLTDCYAELGLGWDPRTAGAARDLVPGLSVADVEDAVLQAYGGYARLAGGDFEALRQVV, encoded by the coding sequence GTGTCCGGCGCCCTGACGGTGGTCCGCCAGCAGAAATCGCTGGGCGCCGCCGCGGATTTGGACTTCGCGCTGGCGATGCTCGATGCCGCCCGCCGCGGGGCGCTGGAACCCACCCTGCGGATCTACCGGCCCCGCCCCACGGTGGCGCTGGGGCAGCGGGACGCGAAACTGCCCGGGTTCGCCGCCGCCCAGGCTGCCTGCCGGCGTCACGGCTTTGAGCCCCTGGTTCGCAAAGCCGGAGGGCGGGCCGCCGCCTACCACTCCGACTGTCTGGTCCTGGACCATGTGGAACCCGACGCCGACGCCCTCACCGGCTCGCGCGGCCGGTTTGCGGACTTCGGCGTCCTGCTGGCCGGGGCACTGGAGAAGGCCGGGCTGAAGACCGGCGTCGGCGAAATCCCCGGTGAGTATTGTCCGGGCGAGTTCACCGTGTACGGCGAGGGCCCGGCGGGGGAGCGTATTAAGCTCGCCGGCACCGCCCAGCGGGTGGTGGCCGGCGCCTGGCTGTTCTCCACGGTGCTGGTGGTAGGCAACGGGACCCCGCTGCGCAGGGTGCTGACCGACTGCTATGCCGAACTGGGACTGGGCTGGGATCCGCGGACCGCCGGCGCCGCCCGGGACCTGGTGCCCGGCCTGTCGGTGGCGGACGTGGAAGACGCGGTCCTGCAGGCCTACGGCGGGTACGCCCGCCTGGCGGGCGGGGATTTCGAGGCGCTGCGGCAGGTGGTGTGA
- a CDS encoding thioesterase family protein encodes MAESYYRSLGNGVYEATIHTQGAWNPQEQHMAPISGLLAHCLEQFQPRPDLRMARISYDILGLIPRSTFEVKTSLLRPGRTIELLQAEMVADGRTAVRATAWRLARGTTSEVAAVEDGTMPGPAEAGTREGLTAWPGAFIESVEMRALPGLRPGRGRAWLRTPHEMVEGMPTSDLVRLIGMADTANGISTRVPPGGDSYMFPNVDLQLHLHRDPVGEWLGLDTQVTFGTDGIGLTSAILHDEHGPFGRSEQILTVRPLGGA; translated from the coding sequence GTGGCTGAATCGTATTACCGCTCACTGGGCAACGGCGTCTATGAAGCAACCATCCACACCCAGGGTGCCTGGAACCCGCAGGAGCAGCACATGGCGCCCATTTCGGGTCTGCTGGCGCACTGCCTGGAGCAGTTCCAGCCGCGGCCGGACCTGCGGATGGCCCGCATCAGCTATGACATCCTGGGTTTGATTCCGCGCAGCACGTTCGAGGTGAAGACCTCGCTCCTGCGCCCCGGCCGCACCATCGAACTGCTGCAGGCCGAAATGGTCGCGGACGGCCGCACCGCGGTCCGGGCGACGGCATGGCGGCTGGCCCGGGGCACGACGTCGGAGGTGGCCGCGGTGGAGGACGGGACCATGCCCGGCCCCGCCGAGGCGGGCACCCGCGAGGGCCTGACCGCATGGCCGGGCGCCTTCATCGAATCGGTGGAGATGCGTGCCCTGCCCGGGCTCCGCCCCGGCCGCGGACGGGCCTGGCTCCGGACCCCGCACGAGATGGTGGAGGGTATGCCCACCTCCGACCTGGTCCGGCTGATCGGCATGGCGGACACCGCCAACGGCATTTCCACCCGTGTGCCGCCGGGCGGGGACAGTTACATGTTCCCCAACGTGGACCTGCAGCTGCACCTGCACCGCGACCCGGTGGGCGAATGGCTGGGTCTGGACACGCAGGTTACCTTCGGCACCGACGGCATCGGGCTGACCTCGGCCATCCTGCATGACGAGCACGGCCCGTTCGGCCGCAGCGAGCAGATCCTCACCGTCCGGCCGCTCGGCGGAGCCTAG
- a CDS encoding aldo/keto reductase produces the protein MEYTHLGRSGLSVSRFCLGTMNFGPKTDEADAHAIMDSARDTGINFFDTANVYGWERKGWTEEIVGRWFAKGGGRREDTVIATKLYGSMSERPNDTFLSALNIRRALDASLKRLQTDYIDLYQFHHIDRNTPWDEIWQAMEVAVTQGKIIYNGSSNFAGWHIARAQENAGRRNFAGLVSEQSIYNLINRTVELEVIPAARQYGLGLLAWSPLQGGLLGGILQKEADAGGRRAEGRVRDLLEKHRGQIRQYEDLAAELEIPPGVLALAWLLHQPAVTAPLVGPRTQEQLDEALLALDVTLDQKTLDRLDEIFPGHRTAPEDYAW, from the coding sequence ATGGAATACACCCATCTCGGCCGCTCCGGCCTGTCCGTTTCCCGCTTCTGCCTGGGCACCATGAACTTCGGCCCCAAAACCGACGAGGCGGACGCGCACGCCATCATGGATTCCGCCCGGGACACCGGCATCAATTTTTTCGACACCGCCAACGTTTACGGCTGGGAGCGCAAGGGCTGGACGGAGGAGATTGTCGGCCGCTGGTTCGCCAAGGGCGGCGGCCGCCGCGAGGACACCGTTATTGCCACCAAGCTCTACGGCTCCATGAGTGAGCGCCCCAATGACACGTTCCTGTCCGCCCTGAACATCCGCCGCGCCCTGGACGCCAGCCTGAAGCGTCTGCAGACGGACTACATAGACCTCTACCAGTTCCATCACATCGACCGAAACACTCCCTGGGACGAGATCTGGCAGGCCATGGAAGTGGCCGTGACCCAGGGCAAGATCATCTACAACGGCAGCAGCAATTTCGCCGGCTGGCACATTGCCCGGGCACAGGAGAACGCCGGGCGGCGGAACTTTGCCGGCCTGGTCAGTGAACAAAGCATCTACAACCTGATCAACCGGACCGTGGAGCTGGAAGTTATTCCCGCCGCCCGCCAGTACGGGCTGGGCCTGCTGGCCTGGTCACCGCTGCAGGGGGGGCTGCTGGGCGGGATCCTGCAGAAGGAGGCCGACGCCGGCGGGCGCCGGGCCGAGGGCAGGGTACGTGACCTGCTGGAGAAGCACCGGGGGCAGATCCGGCAGTACGAGGATCTGGCCGCCGAACTGGAGATCCCTCCGGGGGTCCTGGCCCTGGCCTGGCTGCTGCATCAGCCTGCGGTCACGGCTCCGCTGGTGGGACCGCGTACCCAGGAACAGCTGGATGAGGCGCTCCTGGCCCTGGACGTGACCCTGGACCAAAAGACCCTGGACCGGCTGGACGAAATCTTCCCCGGCCACCGCACAGCACCGGAGGACTACGCCTGGTAG
- a CDS encoding SOS response-associated peptidase, protein MCGRYVMARATSDLVSAFAVEQSVGPDVLPSWNVAPTDDVRIVTERFRQEEPVRRLATAKWGLVPVWAKDPKIGARMINARRETILEKPAFRKAAVKRRALVPADGYYEWEKTADGKIPTYLYSEKQDPLAFAGLYEFWPDPALPEDHEHKWLLSVTIITTQATDALGHIHDRTPLIIAPDLYADWLDPKLTGGSDVAQLLDAVPEPVLTPRVVSSQVNSVRNNGPELIEPASA, encoded by the coding sequence ATGTGCGGACGCTATGTCATGGCCAGGGCGACGTCGGACCTCGTGTCAGCGTTCGCCGTCGAACAGTCGGTGGGCCCGGATGTGCTGCCGTCCTGGAATGTGGCGCCCACGGATGACGTGCGGATTGTCACTGAACGGTTCCGGCAGGAGGAGCCGGTCCGCCGGCTGGCGACGGCGAAATGGGGCCTGGTGCCGGTCTGGGCCAAGGATCCCAAAATCGGAGCACGGATGATTAACGCCCGGCGGGAAACCATCCTGGAGAAACCCGCCTTCCGCAAAGCCGCCGTTAAGCGCCGGGCCCTGGTGCCCGCGGACGGCTACTACGAGTGGGAGAAAACCGCCGACGGGAAGATCCCCACGTACCTGTACTCGGAGAAACAGGATCCGCTGGCCTTTGCCGGTCTCTACGAGTTCTGGCCCGACCCGGCACTGCCCGAAGACCACGAGCACAAGTGGCTGCTGAGCGTCACCATCATCACCACGCAGGCCACCGACGCCCTGGGCCACATCCACGACCGGACGCCGCTGATCATCGCGCCGGACCTCTACGCGGACTGGCTCGACCCGAAGCTGACCGGGGGCAGCGACGTTGCGCAGCTGCTCGACGCCGTGCCCGAACCCGTCCTGACCCCGCGGGTGGTCTCCAGTCAGGTCAACTCCGTGCGGAACAACGGCCCGGAACTGATTGAGCCTGCGAGCGCCTGA
- a CDS encoding aldo/keto reductase, which translates to MTDSPGIPVPDLTLGNSVPIPQLGFGVFQVPPERTQEVVEDALAAGYRHIDTAAAYGNEAGVGAAIAASGIPRSEIFVTTKLRNGDQGRARSAFLESRHTLNLDVVDLYLIHWPVPSQGRFVQAWKELEGLYQDGFMRAIGVSNFLVEHLDALAEQSRILPAVNQIELHPGFRQAALAAETAARGIAVQAYSPLGQGTGLDAPEVAALADKYAATPAQVVLAWHLGLGRIVIPKSADSARMRENLAAAQLDLAQEDLDVLDGLDEGSRLGADPATADFSQY; encoded by the coding sequence ATGACCGACAGCCCAGGCATCCCTGTCCCGGATCTGACACTGGGCAATTCAGTGCCCATTCCGCAGCTTGGGTTCGGTGTCTTCCAGGTTCCGCCGGAGCGGACGCAGGAAGTGGTCGAGGACGCGCTCGCCGCCGGATACCGGCACATCGATACCGCGGCAGCCTACGGCAATGAAGCCGGAGTGGGGGCGGCCATCGCGGCGTCGGGCATTCCGCGCTCGGAGATCTTTGTGACCACCAAACTGCGCAACGGGGACCAGGGCCGGGCCCGGTCGGCGTTCCTGGAGAGCCGGCATACTCTGAACCTCGACGTCGTGGACCTCTACCTGATCCACTGGCCGGTCCCGTCGCAGGGCCGCTTCGTCCAGGCCTGGAAGGAACTTGAGGGCCTCTATCAGGACGGGTTCATGCGGGCCATCGGCGTCTCCAATTTCCTGGTGGAGCATCTTGACGCCCTGGCCGAGCAGAGCCGGATACTGCCGGCCGTGAACCAGATTGAACTTCATCCCGGTTTCCGCCAGGCAGCGCTCGCCGCCGAGACAGCGGCGCGGGGGATAGCGGTGCAGGCGTACTCGCCGCTGGGGCAGGGCACCGGCCTCGACGCGCCCGAAGTTGCCGCGCTCGCGGATAAATACGCTGCCACACCGGCCCAGGTGGTGCTGGCCTGGCATCTGGGGTTGGGCAGGATCGTCATTCCCAAGTCGGCGGATTCAGCGCGGATGCGGGAAAACCTGGCCGCCGCACAGCTGGACCTGGCGCAGGAGGACCTGGACGTCCTGGACGGCCTGGACGAGGGCAGCCGGCTGGGTGCGGACCCGGCGACGGCCGATTTCAGCCAATACTGA
- a CDS encoding NAD-dependent epimerase/dehydratase family protein codes for MALNLLFIGGTGVISSAAVARARSLGHRVAVLNRGVSGARPAPAGVEHLSADVRDPAAVRAAVGNREFDAVADFVSYTADHVAAAVELYRGRTGQYVYISSASAYQKPPSQLPVRESTPLRNPFWQYSRDKIAGEDVLVEAYRAEGFPGTIVRPSHTYDATKVPLIGGWTDIHRMRAGLPVLVHGDGTSLWTLTHSRDFATGFVGLLGRPAAVGESFTITSDEFLPWDAVYRTLASAAGVPEPQLVHVASETIAAHDPGRGPGLLGDKSHSSVFDNTKIKALVPQYCAAIPFAAGAREILGWYDAHPQAQVPDAGWMDVSDRLAAWAGAGAADGKRRKKSPAPGV; via the coding sequence GTGGCATTGAATCTGCTCTTCATCGGCGGGACCGGCGTGATCAGTTCCGCCGCCGTCGCCCGCGCTCGCAGCCTGGGGCACCGCGTGGCCGTACTGAACCGGGGCGTCTCCGGGGCGCGCCCGGCACCGGCCGGCGTCGAGCATCTCAGCGCCGATGTGCGGGATCCCGCCGCCGTCCGCGCCGCCGTGGGGAACCGGGAGTTCGACGCCGTGGCGGACTTCGTTTCCTACACTGCCGACCATGTGGCCGCTGCCGTGGAGCTGTACCGCGGGCGTACCGGGCAGTACGTCTACATCAGTTCCGCCTCGGCGTACCAGAAGCCGCCGTCGCAGTTGCCTGTCCGGGAGTCCACCCCGCTGCGTAATCCGTTCTGGCAGTACTCCCGGGACAAGATCGCCGGTGAGGATGTCCTGGTGGAGGCTTACCGTGCGGAGGGGTTCCCGGGAACCATCGTGCGCCCTTCACATACCTATGACGCGACCAAGGTGCCGCTGATCGGCGGCTGGACCGATATCCACCGGATGCGGGCGGGGCTGCCGGTTCTGGTGCACGGTGACGGCACGTCCCTGTGGACGCTGACGCACAGCCGGGACTTTGCCACGGGGTTCGTCGGACTGTTGGGCCGGCCGGCCGCCGTCGGGGAGAGCTTCACCATCACCTCCGACGAGTTCCTGCCGTGGGATGCCGTCTACCGCACCCTGGCCTCAGCGGCGGGGGTGCCGGAACCGCAGCTGGTGCACGTGGCGTCCGAGACCATCGCGGCCCATGATCCGGGGCGCGGCCCGGGACTGCTGGGAGACAAAAGCCATTCCTCCGTCTTCGACAACACCAAGATCAAGGCCCTGGTTCCCCAGTACTGTGCGGCCATTCCCTTTGCTGCCGGCGCCCGCGAAATCCTGGGCTGGTATGACGCCCATCCGCAGGCGCAGGTTCCGGACGCGGGCTGGATGGATGTCAGCGACCGCCTGGCTGCGTGGGCCGGCGCCGGCGCGGCCGACGGCAAGCGGCGAAAGAAGTCGCCGGCACCCGGTGTTTGA
- a CDS encoding TM2 domain-containing protein: MSDKNPFAGLGDGARSNSGPDGDQYAYPQSNEPRPAPRPPESPAPQQAPYQQYPNQQQGQYPAQQYPGQQQGHAYPGQHQTPPQYPGYPGGQPPQAYPNQVQNYPGPGQHHPQPGYGQNQFGPAPYGQGPYAQGYPSQKSRVVAGLLGVFLGAFGVHRFYLGNSGIGAAQVVATVFTGGFAGVWGFVEGIMILCNAQPFRTDARGIPLKG, from the coding sequence ATGTCGGATAAAAACCCGTTTGCGGGACTGGGTGACGGAGCACGTTCCAATTCCGGTCCCGACGGCGACCAGTACGCCTACCCGCAGTCCAACGAACCGCGGCCGGCACCGCGGCCTCCGGAGTCCCCGGCCCCGCAGCAGGCACCGTATCAGCAGTACCCGAACCAGCAGCAGGGCCAGTATCCGGCCCAGCAGTACCCGGGCCAGCAGCAGGGCCATGCCTACCCCGGCCAGCACCAGACGCCGCCGCAGTACCCCGGCTATCCCGGCGGCCAGCCCCCGCAGGCCTACCCGAACCAGGTCCAGAACTACCCCGGCCCCGGGCAGCACCACCCGCAGCCCGGATACGGCCAGAACCAGTTCGGTCCCGCCCCGTACGGGCAGGGACCCTATGCACAGGGTTACCCGTCCCAGAAGTCCCGGGTGGTTGCCGGTCTGCTGGGCGTATTCCTCGGCGCCTTCGGGGTGCACCGCTTTTACCTGGGCAACTCCGGCATCGGCGCAGCCCAGGTGGTGGCGACCGTGTTCACCGGCGGCTTTGCCGGCGTCTGGGGATTTGTGGAAGGCATCATGATCCTCTGCAACGCCCAGCCCTTCCGCACGGATGCACGCGGCATCCCGCTCAAGGGATAA
- a CDS encoding LexA family protein codes for MAVFSADRSRRTTPPAESDAATAAGFPSPARDYFDGRIDLNRHLIRDPTSTYVVRVDGDSMAGTGICSGDELIVDRSLTPRDGAVVVAVVNGELAVRRLLLDGGRILLRADSPGYADIEVAEPSELSVWGVVTRCLHHV; via the coding sequence ATGGCGGTGTTTTCAGCAGACCGTTCCCGCAGGACAACACCGCCGGCGGAGTCCGACGCCGCAACGGCAGCCGGCTTCCCCAGCCCCGCCCGCGACTATTTCGACGGCCGGATAGACCTCAACCGGCACCTCATTCGCGACCCCACTTCCACCTACGTGGTGCGGGTGGACGGCGATTCAATGGCGGGCACCGGTATCTGCAGCGGCGATGAACTGATCGTGGACCGTTCACTCACTCCGCGGGACGGCGCCGTCGTGGTTGCCGTGGTGAACGGCGAGCTGGCGGTACGCCGGCTGCTGCTGGACGGCGGCCGGATCCTGCTGCGGGCGGACAGCCCGGGGTATGCGGACATCGAGGTGGCGGAACCGTCCGAACTCTCGGTATGGGGCGTTGTGACGCGCTGCCTGCACCATGTCTGA